From a single Streptomyces sp. NBC_01264 genomic region:
- a CDS encoding ADP-ribosylglycohydrolase family protein: MKQIACNPQVLLERARGALLGLAVGDALGAPAENMKPSEIRAKWGRIEGFVSDDPAGTDDTEYAIFSGLLLARHGSALTVAHVERAWHHWIADLDEGPFRGAGFSERGTLENLRRGLAAPISAQHRHAWSDGLAMRAAPFGVFSAGRPAEAARLVAIDGCVSHDGEGIYGGQAVAAGVAAAMAGGSAASVISAALSVIPSDSWTARSLRRAVTAAPRGERAVRSAVVIGGYPWTDLAPEAVGLAFGAFAACGGDFAGSVLMAVNMGRDADTTAAVAGALAGAMSGAPAIPAAWSSAIGPVRGSCLPSMRGYHVLDIADLLTPETETPR; encoded by the coding sequence ATGAAGCAGATTGCATGCAATCCGCAGGTCCTCCTCGAACGGGCCCGGGGTGCTCTTCTCGGACTCGCGGTGGGTGACGCGCTGGGCGCCCCCGCGGAGAACATGAAGCCGTCGGAGATCCGTGCGAAGTGGGGCCGGATCGAGGGCTTCGTCTCGGACGACCCGGCGGGCACGGACGACACCGAGTACGCGATCTTCTCGGGCCTGCTGCTGGCCCGCCACGGATCGGCGCTGACGGTCGCCCACGTCGAACGGGCGTGGCACCACTGGATCGCCGACCTGGACGAGGGCCCGTTCCGCGGCGCGGGCTTCTCGGAGCGCGGCACCCTGGAGAACCTCCGCCGGGGCCTGGCGGCCCCCATCTCCGCGCAGCACCGGCACGCCTGGTCGGACGGTCTGGCCATGCGGGCGGCCCCCTTCGGCGTCTTCTCGGCGGGCCGGCCCGCCGAAGCCGCCCGGCTGGTCGCCATCGACGGCTGCGTCAGCCACGACGGCGAGGGCATCTACGGCGGCCAGGCCGTCGCGGCGGGGGTCGCGGCGGCGATGGCCGGCGGCTCCGCGGCCTCCGTCATCTCGGCCGCCCTCTCCGTCATCCCCTCCGACTCCTGGACGGCCCGCTCCCTGCGCCGGGCCGTGACGGCCGCCCCGCGCGGCGAGCGGGCGGTCCGCTCGGCGGTGGTCATCGGCGGCTACCCCTGGACGGACCTGGCCCCGGAGGCGGTGGGCCTCGCCTTCGGCGCGTTCGCCGCGTGCGGCGGCGACTTCGCCGGCTCCGTCCTCATGGCGGTCAACATGGGCCGCGACGCGGACACCACGGCCGCCGTCGCGGGCGCGCTCGCCGGAGCGATGTCCGGCGCCCCCGCCATCCCGGCCGCCTGGTCCTCGGCGATCGGCCCGGTCCGCGGAAGCTGCCTCCCCTCGATGCGCGGCTACCACGTCCTGGACATCGCGGACCTCCTCACTCCGGAAACCGAGACCCCCCGATGA
- a CDS encoding ADP-ribosylglycohydrolase family protein encodes MTGGPLTAPSGPAPRDAQARTTTATAPQAEASPGPRRIEGLLLGLAAGDAAGWPAARHRASRMPEWTRRLTRELDTFAEQNATTTLPVPIALNQPPEPLRLGPSDDAEWAAFAAESVLTAAGVLLSDLSRSRRMRAAIDLAWNALASEVAAAAERAPEVESAVLPLRARISVRAGLGNLAAGLRPPATGHDNPHYFDDAACIRACVLAVVHPGDPEAAADLAEFDARYTQDGDGVHGARAMAAAIATALAGSGTCTASDTDAAVDAALAQLPESTEIGRNARHAVKLARAETSGGTGGAFAIVPLLEHQIVDHVYSYGIAAAETVPVALALATAARGRVGEAVPAAACLSRVADSAPALAGALTGALGGGDSLPAAWREACRTLSGCALPRLAGTDLVELAALLTRTELTSPKPQGKPRT; translated from the coding sequence GTGACGGGCGGCCCGCTCACCGCCCCGTCGGGACCCGCCCCGCGGGACGCGCAGGCCCGTACGACCACGGCCACCGCCCCCCAGGCCGAGGCGTCCCCCGGCCCCCGCCGCATCGAGGGCCTGCTCCTCGGGCTCGCCGCGGGCGACGCCGCCGGATGGCCCGCGGCCCGCCACCGCGCCAGCCGCATGCCCGAGTGGACCCGCCGCCTCACCCGCGAGCTCGACACCTTCGCGGAGCAGAACGCCACCACCACCCTCCCCGTCCCCATCGCCCTCAACCAGCCCCCGGAACCCCTGCGGCTGGGGCCGAGTGACGACGCCGAGTGGGCCGCCTTCGCCGCCGAGTCCGTCCTCACCGCCGCCGGCGTGCTGCTCAGCGACCTCTCCCGGTCCCGCCGCATGCGCGCCGCCATCGACCTCGCCTGGAACGCCCTGGCCAGCGAGGTCGCCGCGGCAGCGGAACGCGCGCCCGAGGTCGAGTCCGCCGTCCTGCCCCTCCGTGCCCGGATCTCCGTCCGCGCCGGCCTCGGCAACCTCGCCGCCGGCCTGCGTCCGCCCGCCACCGGCCACGACAACCCGCACTACTTCGACGACGCCGCCTGCATCCGCGCCTGCGTCCTCGCCGTCGTCCATCCCGGGGACCCCGAGGCCGCCGCGGACCTCGCGGAGTTCGACGCCCGCTACACGCAGGACGGCGACGGGGTCCACGGCGCCCGCGCCATGGCCGCCGCCATCGCCACCGCCCTCGCGGGCAGCGGAACCTGCACGGCCTCCGACACCGACGCGGCCGTCGACGCCGCCCTCGCGCAGCTCCCGGAGTCCACCGAGATCGGCCGCAACGCCCGGCACGCGGTGAAACTCGCCCGAGCCGAGACGAGCGGCGGGACCGGCGGAGCCTTCGCCATCGTCCCGCTCCTGGAGCACCAGATCGTCGACCACGTCTACAGCTACGGCATCGCCGCCGCGGAAACCGTCCCCGTGGCCCTGGCCCTCGCCACCGCCGCCCGCGGCCGGGTCGGCGAGGCGGTCCCGGCCGCCGCCTGCCTGTCGCGCGTCGCGGACTCCGCCCCCGCCCTCGCCGGCGCGCTGACCGGCGCGCTCGGCGGCGGCGACTCGCTCCCCGCCGCCTGGCGCGAAGCGTGCCGCACCCTCTCCGGCTGCGCCCTCCCCCGCCTCGCGGGCACCGACCTCGTCGAACTGGCCGCGTTGCTCACCCGTACGGAACTCACCTCACCCAAGCCCCAAGGAAAGCCCCGGACATGA
- a CDS encoding ADP-ribosylglycohydrolase family protein, producing MTTLTPVDPTPHTTSPTTSTTTSPTLDDRITGALVGAAVGDALGGPVEGWTPEQIVERHGGRVRGIVGPWHEDWRTARPIAPYHKGDGHVTDDTLMTHALVRVYEAVRDHLDAYAIAEHLVPDLMTTPRWIPELEAEALPLQRIFLAEKWIVTRLHYAHADPREAGSGNIVNCGAAMYMAPVGLVNAGHPAGAYAEALDVTGAHQSSYGREAAGVFAAAVAAACVPGATASSVVETALSLAKDGTRAAIAAVCEVAARHRDFESALAPLRAAVAPYDSVGPDYRNPSLGARRPSRLHSIEELPIALGMLLVADGCYETSVLGAVNYGRDCDSIATMAGAIAGALSGGAAVPPAWADRVAEASRLDLHAPASALAAVTREIFTRDHSRRRTHEAAFATLTAPR from the coding sequence ATGACGACCCTGACCCCCGTGGACCCCACCCCCCACACCACCTCGCCCACCACCTCGACCACCACCTCCCCCACCCTGGACGACCGGATCACCGGCGCCCTCGTCGGCGCGGCCGTCGGCGACGCGCTGGGCGGCCCGGTGGAGGGCTGGACCCCGGAACAGATCGTGGAGCGGCACGGCGGCCGGGTACGCGGCATCGTCGGCCCGTGGCACGAGGACTGGCGTACGGCCCGCCCGATCGCCCCGTACCACAAGGGCGACGGCCACGTCACCGACGACACCCTGATGACGCACGCGCTGGTACGGGTCTACGAGGCCGTACGGGACCACCTGGACGCCTACGCGATCGCCGAGCACCTGGTCCCGGACCTGATGACGACCCCCCGCTGGATCCCCGAACTGGAGGCGGAGGCCCTCCCCCTCCAGCGGATCTTCCTCGCCGAGAAGTGGATCGTGACCCGGCTGCACTACGCGCACGCGGACCCGCGGGAGGCGGGCAGCGGCAACATCGTCAACTGCGGCGCGGCGATGTACATGGCGCCGGTGGGCCTCGTCAACGCGGGCCATCCGGCCGGGGCGTACGCGGAGGCGCTGGACGTCACCGGCGCGCACCAGTCCTCGTACGGGCGGGAGGCGGCGGGCGTGTTCGCGGCGGCGGTCGCGGCGGCCTGCGTGCCGGGCGCCACCGCCTCCTCCGTGGTCGAAACGGCCCTCTCCCTGGCCAAGGACGGCACCCGCGCGGCCATCGCGGCGGTCTGCGAAGTCGCCGCCCGCCACCGGGACTTCGAGTCGGCGCTGGCCCCGCTCCGGGCGGCGGTCGCCCCGTACGACTCGGTCGGCCCGGACTACCGCAACCCGTCCCTGGGCGCACGGCGCCCCTCCCGCCTGCACTCCATCGAGGAACTCCCCATCGCCCTGGGCATGTTGCTCGTCGCGGACGGCTGCTACGAGACCTCCGTGCTCGGCGCGGTCAACTACGGCCGGGACTGCGACTCCATCGCCACCATGGCCGGTGCGATCGCGGGCGCCCTGTCGGGCGGGGCGGCGGTCCCGCCCGCCTGGGCGGACCGGGTCGCCGAGGCCAGCCGCCTGGACCTGCACGCCCCGGCGTCCGCCCTGGCCGCGGTGACCCGGGAGATCTTCACCCGCGACCACTCCCGCCGCCGCACCCACGAAGCCGCCTTCGCCACCCTGACGGCCCCCCGATGA
- a CDS encoding ADP-ribosylglycohydrolase family protein, whose protein sequence is MQPEDLVGHEFRQAAEDGRGEAAEPLLRVWLAAGGHLAPARAGASPTPAPPELRALATDLLTALAALPHPTSDTEQAPWATPTPGSRGLPPVSERGGVGELSPTGAAGTRTRTPSPAAAARAEPEPRAKAGPSPASPASAGAGAGAEDGGAEAAARAVKPAPRAKASAPDPALRRRLEAAWLGRAVGCVLGKPVEKLPLHGIRALARAAGNWPLADWFTERGVPPEVLAAHPWNRRSAPTSLAENIDGTPEDDDLNYPLLGLLLLQRHGKAFTTADVGRLWLDELPAGRTFTAERVAYRNLLQGLEPPATATHHNPFREWIGALIRADVHGWTNPGDPAAAAAQAHRDAALTHTGNGAHAAAFVAAATAAAATGRADVHTALRAGLAVVPPRSRLAEAVRFGIGTASDARATGTDFDGVVDLLHARYGHYHWVHAVPNTAVIAASLTHADGDFTHSVCRAVSGGWDTDSNGATAGALAGLVAGSPDALPHRWTAPLKNRLATTVPGFDGIGFDALAHLTAQEAARS, encoded by the coding sequence GTGCAGCCCGAGGATCTGGTCGGACACGAGTTCCGGCAGGCCGCCGAGGACGGCCGCGGGGAGGCCGCGGAGCCGCTGCTGCGCGTCTGGCTCGCCGCGGGCGGCCACCTCGCCCCGGCCCGGGCGGGCGCCTCCCCCACCCCGGCCCCGCCGGAACTCCGCGCCCTCGCCACCGACCTCCTGACGGCCCTCGCGGCCCTCCCCCACCCCACCTCCGACACGGAACAAGCCCCCTGGGCCACCCCCACCCCGGGGTCCAGGGGCCTGCCCCCGGTTTCGGAAAGGGGCGGGGTGGGGGAACTCTCCCCCACCGGAGCCGCCGGCACCCGCACCCGGACCCCCAGCCCCGCGGCCGCAGCAAGGGCCGAGCCAGAACCCAGGGCAAAGGCCGGCCCCAGCCCCGCAAGCCCCGCCTCCGCCGGAGCCGGAGCCGGAGCCGAAGACGGAGGAGCCGAAGCCGCCGCCCGAGCGGTCAAGCCCGCCCCCCGGGCCAAGGCGTCCGCCCCCGACCCCGCCCTGCGCCGCCGCCTGGAGGCGGCATGGCTGGGCCGCGCCGTCGGGTGCGTGCTCGGGAAGCCCGTGGAGAAGCTGCCCCTGCACGGGATCCGGGCCCTGGCGCGGGCCGCCGGGAACTGGCCGCTCGCCGACTGGTTCACCGAGCGCGGCGTACCACCGGAGGTACTCGCCGCCCACCCCTGGAACCGCCGCTCCGCGCCCACCTCCCTCGCCGAGAACATCGACGGCACCCCCGAGGACGACGACCTCAACTACCCCCTCCTCGGCCTGCTGCTCCTCCAGCGCCACGGCAAGGCCTTCACCACCGCCGACGTCGGCCGGCTCTGGCTCGACGAGCTGCCGGCAGGCCGTACGTTCACGGCCGAGCGGGTCGCGTACCGCAATCTCCTCCAGGGGCTGGAGCCCCCCGCCACCGCCACCCACCACAACCCCTTCCGCGAATGGATCGGCGCACTGATCCGCGCCGACGTCCACGGCTGGACCAACCCGGGCGATCCGGCCGCCGCCGCGGCCCAGGCGCACCGGGACGCCGCCCTCACCCACACCGGCAACGGCGCCCACGCCGCCGCGTTCGTGGCCGCCGCCACCGCCGCCGCGGCCACCGGCCGGGCCGACGTGCACACGGCGCTCCGGGCCGGTCTGGCCGTCGTACCGCCCCGTTCCCGCCTCGCCGAGGCCGTCCGCTTCGGGATCGGGACCGCCTCCGACGCGCGCGCCACCGGCACCGACTTCGATGGCGTCGTCGACCTGCTCCACGCCCGCTACGGCCACTACCACTGGGTCCACGCCGTCCCCAACACCGCCGTGATCGCCGCCTCCCTCACCCACGCCGACGGGGACTTCACCCACTCCGTCTGCCGCGCCGTGTCCGGCGGCTGGGACACCGACTCCAACGGCGCCACCGCCGGCGCCCTCGCCGGACTGGTCGCCGGCTCCCCCGACGCCCTCCCGCACCGCTGGACGGCCCCGCTGAAGAACCGCCTCGCCACCACCGTTCCCGGCTTCGACGGCATCGGCTTCGACGCCCTCGCCCACCTCACCGCACAGGAGGCAGCCCGCTCATGA
- the rbsK gene encoding ribokinase, with protein sequence MTAIAVLGSTNMDLVAYVSKAPRLGETVTGREFRTVPGGKGANQAVAAARCGAEVVMIGAVGADEFGVRLRSALTGAGVGTTALRTVEGASGTAHITVDDEGGNSIIVIPGANALVTSLEPGDEGRIGAADSLLLQLELPLEAVLAGALAARAHGVRTVLTPAPAQPLPAELLAATDLLVPNEHEAAALTGLTDVHLAAAALLQDVPEVVVTLGAAGVLYAARGRESLTVPAPRVRAVDTTAAGDTFVGALAVALGEGRPMRSALAWASCAAALSVQRPGAQDSMPTRAEVVAFAAGQDVR encoded by the coding sequence ATGACGGCCATCGCCGTGCTCGGCAGTACCAACATGGACCTCGTCGCCTACGTCTCCAAGGCCCCCCGCCTCGGCGAGACCGTCACCGGCCGCGAATTCCGCACGGTCCCCGGCGGGAAGGGTGCCAACCAGGCCGTCGCCGCCGCCCGCTGCGGCGCGGAGGTGGTGATGATCGGCGCGGTCGGGGCCGACGAGTTCGGCGTACGGCTGCGCTCCGCGCTCACCGGCGCCGGGGTCGGGACGACGGCCCTGCGCACCGTCGAGGGCGCCAGCGGCACCGCGCACATCACCGTGGACGACGAGGGCGGCAACAGCATCATCGTCATCCCCGGCGCCAACGCCCTCGTCACCTCCCTGGAACCGGGCGACGAAGGCCGCATCGGCGCCGCCGACTCCCTGCTCCTCCAGCTCGAACTGCCCCTGGAGGCGGTGCTCGCCGGCGCGCTGGCCGCCCGCGCCCACGGCGTACGGACCGTCCTCACTCCGGCCCCCGCCCAGCCGCTGCCCGCCGAACTCCTCGCCGCGACGGACCTGCTGGTGCCCAACGAGCACGAGGCCGCCGCCCTCACCGGGCTCACCGACGTGCACCTGGCCGCGGCCGCCCTGCTCCAGGACGTGCCGGAGGTGGTCGTCACCCTCGGCGCGGCCGGGGTGCTGTACGCCGCCCGCGGCCGCGAGTCCCTGACCGTGCCCGCGCCACGCGTACGGGCCGTGGACACCACCGCCGCCGGGGACACCTTCGTCGGCGCGCTCGCCGTGGCCCTGGGCGAGGGCCGGCCGATGCGCAGCGCCCTCGCCTGGGCCTCGTGTGCCGCCGCCCTGTCGGTACAGCGCCCCGGCGCCCAGGACTCGATGCCGACCCGTGCCGAGGTCGTCGCATTCGCGGCCGGACAGGATGTCCGCTGA
- a CDS encoding CaiB/BaiF CoA transferase family protein: protein MSTDAPSPTAPPLRGLRVLDLATLFAGPLAATLLGDFGAEVVKVEHPTRPDPSRGHGPAKDGIGLWWKLLGRNKRTMTLDLSTPGGRETLLRLVATADVVIENFRPGTLERWGLGWPELSAANPRLILTRVTAFGQEGPYAHRPGFGTLAEAMSGFAAITGEPEGPPTLPPFGLADSIAALTTAYAVMAALAGRDRTGHGQVVDLAIIEPILTVLGPHPLWYDQLGYVQPRTGNRSTNNAPRNTYRSLDGRWLAVSTSAQSIAERVMRLVGRPELISEPWFASGSGRAGHADVLDEAVGGWIARHKADEVTAAFEEAEAAVALVYDVRDVMADPQYAALDTITEVEDPELGPIRMQNVLFRLSDTPGSIRWAGRPHGADTDAVLAEIGLSPAEITALRTEGAL from the coding sequence GTGAGTACCGACGCCCCGTCCCCCACCGCCCCGCCCCTGCGCGGACTCCGCGTCCTCGACCTCGCCACCCTCTTCGCCGGTCCCCTCGCCGCCACCCTCCTCGGCGACTTCGGCGCCGAGGTCGTCAAGGTCGAGCACCCGACCCGCCCCGACCCCTCGCGCGGCCACGGCCCCGCCAAGGACGGCATCGGCCTCTGGTGGAAGCTGCTCGGCCGCAACAAGCGGACGATGACCCTCGATCTGTCCACCCCCGGCGGCCGGGAGACCCTGCTGCGCCTGGTGGCCACCGCCGACGTGGTGATCGAGAACTTCCGCCCCGGCACCCTGGAGCGCTGGGGTCTGGGCTGGCCCGAACTGTCCGCCGCGAACCCGCGGCTGATCCTGACCCGCGTGACGGCCTTCGGCCAGGAGGGCCCGTACGCCCACCGCCCCGGCTTCGGCACCCTCGCGGAGGCGATGAGCGGGTTCGCCGCGATCACGGGCGAGCCCGAGGGGCCGCCCACCCTCCCGCCCTTCGGGCTCGCGGACTCGATCGCCGCGCTGACCACCGCGTACGCCGTGATGGCGGCGCTCGCCGGGCGCGACCGCACCGGGCACGGGCAGGTGGTGGACCTGGCGATCATCGAGCCGATCCTGACCGTCCTCGGGCCGCACCCGCTCTGGTACGACCAGCTCGGCTACGTCCAGCCGCGCACCGGCAACCGTTCCACCAACAACGCGCCCCGCAACACCTACCGCAGCCTGGACGGCCGCTGGCTGGCGGTCTCCACCTCCGCCCAGTCCATCGCCGAGCGCGTGATGCGGCTCGTGGGGCGGCCGGAGCTGATCTCCGAGCCGTGGTTCGCGTCGGGTTCCGGCCGGGCCGGTCACGCGGACGTGCTCGACGAGGCGGTCGGCGGGTGGATCGCCCGCCACAAGGCGGACGAGGTGACGGCCGCCTTCGAGGAGGCCGAGGCCGCCGTCGCGCTGGTCTACGACGTACGGGACGTCATGGCCGATCCGCAGTACGCGGCCCTGGACACGATCACCGAGGTCGAGGACCCGGAGCTGGGCCCGATCCGCATGCAGAACGTCCTCTTCCGGCTCTCGGACACCCCGGGCTCCATCCGCTGGGCGGGCCGCCCGCACGGCGCGGACACCGATGCCGTACTCGCCGAGATCGGCCTCTCCCCGGCCGAGATCACCGCTCTCCGCACGGAAGGGGCCCTGTGA
- a CDS encoding HpcH/HpaI aldolase/citrate lyase family protein: protein MILTWLYVPGDRPEVVSKALHAGADAVIVDLEDAVSASRKEYARHATAELLSAHHPVPVHVRVNALDSPWGGADLSALGGLHGLAGLRLPKISSPEQIAASADRTAGVALYALLESAIGVERAYEIARAHPALRGLSLGEADLRADLGVTSESGLDWPRSRVVVAARAAGLAPPAQSVFPDIRNLEALAASCARGRALGFLGRAAIHPRQLPVIERAYLPGPAEVSAAEEIVAAARRTPGAVALPDGRFVDPAMLAGAERVVALSRRNATAPCREAPEPS from the coding sequence GTGATCCTGACCTGGCTCTACGTCCCCGGCGACCGCCCGGAGGTGGTCTCCAAGGCCCTGCACGCCGGGGCCGACGCCGTGATCGTGGACCTGGAGGACGCGGTGTCGGCCTCCCGCAAGGAGTACGCCCGCCACGCCACCGCCGAGCTGCTCTCCGCCCACCACCCGGTCCCGGTCCACGTACGCGTCAACGCGCTGGACTCCCCCTGGGGCGGCGCCGACCTCAGCGCGCTGGGCGGGCTCCACGGCCTGGCCGGGCTGCGCCTGCCCAAGATCTCCTCGCCGGAGCAGATCGCCGCCTCCGCGGACCGCACCGCCGGGGTGGCCCTGTACGCCCTGCTGGAGTCGGCGATCGGCGTGGAACGGGCCTACGAGATCGCCCGCGCGCACCCCGCCCTGCGCGGGCTGTCCCTGGGCGAGGCCGACCTGCGGGCCGACCTGGGCGTCACCTCGGAGTCGGGCCTGGACTGGCCGCGTTCCCGGGTGGTGGTCGCGGCCCGCGCGGCCGGGCTGGCGCCGCCGGCCCAGTCGGTGTTCCCCGACATCCGGAACCTGGAGGCGCTGGCGGCCTCCTGCGCCAGGGGCCGCGCCCTCGGCTTCCTGGGCCGCGCGGCGATCCATCCGCGCCAGCTCCCGGTGATCGAGCGGGCCTACCTGCCCGGCCCGGCCGAGGTCAGTGCCGCCGAGGAGATCGTGGCGGCGGCCCGCCGCACCCCGGGCGCGGTGGCCCTCCCCGACGGCCGCTTCGTCGACCCGGCGATGCTGGCGGGCGCGGAACGGGTCGTGGCCCTGTCCCGCCGGAACGCGACCGCCCCTTGCCGGGAGGCCCCCGAACCCTCCTGA